From Corvus cornix cornix isolate S_Up_H32 chromosome 5, ASM73873v5, whole genome shotgun sequence, the proteins below share one genomic window:
- the JMJD7 gene encoding bifunctional peptidase and (3S)-lysyl hydroxylase JMJD7 isoform X1 has product MRVFILLALGKIILCPFFFFFFLLIIWEKIKNSVCWGFFCCCCFVFFFFSTVRLPRELFLTLYPFVLRVLNCFNKNVTICYRAAGLPRSCARELGWPESIPYLDRPPSPLQFYREWVSPNKPCIIRNAISHWPALKKWTSAYLREVVGPKVVSVAVTPNGYADAVFQDRFVMPEERQMPFMDFLDIVEKKVTSPNVFYVQKQCSNLTEEFPELVCDVQPDIPWMSEALGKKPDAVNFWLGESAAVTSLHKDHYENLYCVVSGEKYFLLHPPSDRPFIPYELYQPATYHVSEDGSFEIVDEKTAEKVPWIPLDPLNPDLELYPEYAQAKPLQCTVKAGEMLYLPSLWFHHVQQSHGCIAVNYWYDMEYDIKYSYYQLLDCLTKTVKML; this is encoded by the exons ATGCGTGTTTTTATACTTTTGGCTTTAGGTAAAATAAtactttgtcctttttttttttttttttttttacttattatttgggaaaaaattaaaaattccgtttgttggggttttttttgttgttgttgttttgtttttttttttttttccactgtgagGCTCCCGCGGGAGCTGTTTTTAACTCTGTATCCATTTGTACTTCGTGTCTTAAACTGTTTCAATAAAAACGTGACCATTTGTTACCGAGCTGCGGGACTCCCTCGGAGCTGCGCCCGAG agctgggctggccGGAGTCCATACCCTATCTTGATAGGCCTCCTTCCCCGCTGCAGTTTTATCGAGAGTGGGTGAGTCCGAATAAACCCTGTATAATTCGCAATGCCATCAGCCACTGGCCAGCTCTGAAGAAATGGACCTCAGCGTACCTCAG GGAGGTAGTAGGTCCCAAGGTGGTGAGTGTGGCAGTGACACCAAATGGTTATGCCGATGCAGTGTTTCAGGACCGTTTTGTCATGCCAGAGGAGCGCCAAATGCCTTTTATGGACTTTTTGGACATTGTGGAGAAGAAGGTGACTTCTCCCAACGTATTCTATGTGCAGAAGCAGTGTTCAAACCTCACCGAGGAGTTCCCTGAACTTGTCTGTGATGTGCAGCCTGACATACCATGGATGAGTGAGGCACTGG GGAAGAAGCCTGATGCTGTGAATTTCTGGCTTGGGGAGTCAGCTGCTGTGACATCTT TACATAAAGATCATTATGAGAACTTGTACTGTGTGGTATCtggagagaaatattttctgctgcatcCACCAAGTGACCGTCCCTTCATCCCATACG AGCTCTATCAGCCAGCAACCTACCACGTATCAGAAGATGGTTCATTTGAAATTGTGGATGAGAAGACTGCAGAGAAG GTGCCCTGGATCCCTCTGGACCCCTTGAACCCAGATCTAGAACTGTATCCAGAGTATGCTCAGGCAAAACCTTTGCAGTGTACAGTGAAAGCTGGTGAGATGTTGTATCTGCCTTCTCTCTGGTTCCATCATGTTCAGCAATCACATGGCTGTATCGCAG TGAATTATTGGTATGACATGGAATATGACATTAAGTACAGCTACTATCAACTACTAGATTGTCTCacaaaaactgtgaaaatgCTATAG
- the JMJD7 gene encoding bifunctional peptidase and (3S)-lysyl hydroxylase JMJD7 isoform X2 → MAEGAALRAVRGCLAAFPREARELGWPESIPYLDRPPSPLQFYREWVSPNKPCIIRNAISHWPALKKWTSAYLREVVGPKVVSVAVTPNGYADAVFQDRFVMPEERQMPFMDFLDIVEKKVTSPNVFYVQKQCSNLTEEFPELVCDVQPDIPWMSEALGKKPDAVNFWLGESAAVTSLHKDHYENLYCVVSGEKYFLLHPPSDRPFIPYELYQPATYHVSEDGSFEIVDEKTAEKVPWIPLDPLNPDLELYPEYAQAKPLQCTVKAGEMLYLPSLWFHHVQQSHGCIAVNYWYDMEYDIKYSYYQLLDCLTKTVKML, encoded by the exons ATGGCGGAGGGCGCGGCGCTGCGGGCCGTGAGGGGCTGCCTGGCCGCCTTCCCCCGGGAGGCCCGCG agctgggctggccGGAGTCCATACCCTATCTTGATAGGCCTCCTTCCCCGCTGCAGTTTTATCGAGAGTGGGTGAGTCCGAATAAACCCTGTATAATTCGCAATGCCATCAGCCACTGGCCAGCTCTGAAGAAATGGACCTCAGCGTACCTCAG GGAGGTAGTAGGTCCCAAGGTGGTGAGTGTGGCAGTGACACCAAATGGTTATGCCGATGCAGTGTTTCAGGACCGTTTTGTCATGCCAGAGGAGCGCCAAATGCCTTTTATGGACTTTTTGGACATTGTGGAGAAGAAGGTGACTTCTCCCAACGTATTCTATGTGCAGAAGCAGTGTTCAAACCTCACCGAGGAGTTCCCTGAACTTGTCTGTGATGTGCAGCCTGACATACCATGGATGAGTGAGGCACTGG GGAAGAAGCCTGATGCTGTGAATTTCTGGCTTGGGGAGTCAGCTGCTGTGACATCTT TACATAAAGATCATTATGAGAACTTGTACTGTGTGGTATCtggagagaaatattttctgctgcatcCACCAAGTGACCGTCCCTTCATCCCATACG AGCTCTATCAGCCAGCAACCTACCACGTATCAGAAGATGGTTCATTTGAAATTGTGGATGAGAAGACTGCAGAGAAG GTGCCCTGGATCCCTCTGGACCCCTTGAACCCAGATCTAGAACTGTATCCAGAGTATGCTCAGGCAAAACCTTTGCAGTGTACAGTGAAAGCTGGTGAGATGTTGTATCTGCCTTCTCTCTGGTTCCATCATGTTCAGCAATCACATGGCTGTATCGCAG TGAATTATTGGTATGACATGGAATATGACATTAAGTACAGCTACTATCAACTACTAGATTGTCTCacaaaaactgtgaaaatgCTATAG
- the LOC109143406 gene encoding acyl-coenzyme A thioesterase 1-like yields MAVRVSVLPSPRCLFDDPVQIRVAGLQPQQAVTLRASLVDESGELFQAHALYRAGSSGELDLSRSPALGGSYLGVEPMGLLWALQSKTPHKRLAKRNVLTPFCVDLEVYEGHGDMSHLLGKCTNERWFLGEGVKRISVREGRLRATLFLPPGPGPFPGLIDLYGSGGGLIEYRASLLASRGFATLALAYMSFEDIPAMPEVLELSYFEEAVNFLRKQQQVKDTGIGVLGLSKGGDLALSMATFLPGIKAAVSISGSSFNSFIPLKGDGFTIPVHPYDLGRMKISDESGLVDFSDVLDDHTDPATWDCRIPVERSLAKFLFLSGLDDMNWKSDLYCRDAVQRLRQHGREVEFYSYSGAGHLLEPPYLPLCKVSIHRVLGMLVHWGGQWREHAKAQEDAWCRIQAFFWQHLMDSDIPKSKL; encoded by the exons ATGGCGGTGCGGGTGTCCGTCCTGCCTTCCCCCAGGTGCCTGTTCGATGACCCTGTGCAGATCCGTGTGGCCGGTCTGCAGCCGCAGCAGGCGGTCACCCTCCGAGCCAGCCTGGTGGACGAGAGCGGGGAGCTTTTCCAAGCCCACGCGCTctacagagctgggagcagcggGGAGCTCGACCTCAGCCGCTCCCCAGCGCTGGGGGGCAGCTATTTGGGAGTGGAGCCgatggggctgctctgggctctgcagtcCAAAACGCCCCATAAGCGGCTGGCAAAGAGGAACGTCCTGACTCCTTTCTGTGTGGACTTGGAGGTGTACGAGGGCCATGGAGACATGAGCCACTTGCTGGGAAAATGCACCAATGAACGATGGTTTTTAGGAGAGGGGGTGAAGAGGATTTCTGTCAGAGAAGGTCGTCTCAGAGCAaccctcttcctccctcctg GACCTGGCCCATTCCCTGGACTTATTGATTTGTATGGATCTGGAGGAGGTCTTATTGAATACAGAGCAAGTCTCCTGGCTAGCAGAGGCTTTGCGACTCTGGCTCTTGCTTACATGTCCTTTGAAGATATCCCTGCTATGCCAGAAGTTCTTGAACTGAGCTATTTTGAGGAGGCTGTGAACTTTTTGCggaagcagcagcag GTGAAAGATACTGGGATTGGTGTTTTGGGCTTGTCTAAAGGAGGTGATCTAGCCCTTTCCATGGCCACATTTCTACCTGGCATCAAGGCAGCTGTCAGCATATCTGGAAGTAGTTTTAATTCCTTCATTCCCCTGAAGGGGGATGGCTTCACTATTCCTGTCCACCCATATGACCTGGGGAGGATGAAGATCAGTGATGAGTCTGGACTAGTAGATTTTTCAGATGTCTTAGATGATCACACGGACCCAGCAACTTGGGATTGTCGCATTCCCGTGGAGAGGTCCTTAGCCAAATTCCTCTTCCTGTCTGGGCTGGATGACATGAACTGGAAAAGTGACCTCTATTGCCGGGATGCTGTTCAGCGCCTTCGGCAGCACGGTCGGGAAGTGGAGTTCTACTCCTATTCTGGAGCAGGGCACCTCTTGGAGCCACCATACTTGCCTCTGTGCAAAGTTTCCATCCACAGGGTGCTTGGGATGTTGGTGCATTGGGGAGGGCAGTGGAGAGAGCATGCTAAAGCCCAAGAAGATGCATGGTGCAGGATACAGGCCTTTTTCTGGCAACATTTGATGGACTCAGACATCCCTAAGAGCAAGCTGTAG